One window from the genome of Chaetodon trifascialis isolate fChaTrf1 chromosome 20, fChaTrf1.hap1, whole genome shotgun sequence encodes:
- the urm1 gene encoding ubiquitin-related modifier 1 translates to MAAPLAIHLEFGGGAELLFNGVKEHHVTLPSQSQPWDVKQLLVWIQRNLLKERPELFVQGDSVRPGILVLINDADWELMGELDYQLQDQDNVVFISTLHGG, encoded by the exons ATGGCAGCGCCCTTAGCGATTCACCTGGAGTTTGG TGGCGGAGCAGAGCTGCTTTTTAATGGCGTGAAGGAACATCATGTGACGCTTCCAAGCCAATCTCAGCCCT gggACGTGAAGCAGCTGCTGGTCTGGATCCAACGGAACCTGCTGAAGGAACGGCCCGAGCTCTTTGTCCAGGGAgactctgt GAGACCTGGGATTCTGGTGCTTATCAATGACGCAGACTGGGAGCTAATG GGAGAGCTGGACTACCAGCTGCAAGACCAAGACAACGTCGTGTTCATTTCTACTCTTCATGGAGGATAG